In Debaryomyces hansenii CBS767 chromosome B complete sequence, one genomic interval encodes:
- a CDS encoding DEHA2B03740p (similar to uniprot|P20457 Saccharomyces cerevisiae YKL045w PRI2 DNA primase subunit) yields MFRQTKRRTAGRRNFEQGKNGSIYQSLSSANQYNSRLSFYDLPPLEEITLEEFETWAIDRLKILIEIESCVARSKSIKDIEQTIKPLFLKYLPLNPSSTNNEAMTYQERRKDHYSHYILRLVFCRTEELRKKFIKNETILFKVRYNMLQPKEQQEFIASYKDKLPWQYISNEEKVDMFEDLYAATGATVRNVLFMESGDPSFTITNEQLKQHIRVKENFIKLPFDKVPNLVASRSVLLKSGYAYIPSTLQLNLLSIEFQDILTRNLMRTFQTLPRLEEDDRLLPLLNNLSHNFSNIQYESAFGSDPSLISDINAQSITTPAINKHYPLCASHLQKNLILNSHMKYQGRQQLGLFLKGIGLNVDEALKFWSYQFTKSSNAINLEKFNKEYKYNIRHNYGLEGARINYKPWDCARILSKPKPSKGEYHGCPYRDLSVDALVNNLNEMGINDQQDINGVIDDVSRNDYTVACTRVFEMTHKNQLDKSNKATEGMHINHPNLYFDRSRQLDRLDSKTSQSVSSN; encoded by the coding sequence ATGTTCAGGCAAACTAAAAGAAGAACGGCGGGTCGTAGGAATTTCGAACAAGGAAAAAATGGTAGCATCTACCAATCATTAAGCTCAGCAAATCAATACAACTCAAGGTTATCATTTTATGATTTACCGCCgttagaagaaataacaCTAGAGGAATTTGAAACATGGGCTATTGATAGGCTAAAGATCTTAATAGAGATTGAGTCATGTGTCGCTAGATCGAAATCTATTAAGGATATCGAACAAACAATCAAGccattatttttgaaatatttaccaCTTAATCCATCATCGACTAATAATGAGGCCATGACGTACCAAGAACGTCGAAAAGATCATTACTCGCATTATATATTGAGGTTGGTTTTCTGTCGTACAGAAGAATTAAGAAAAAAGTTCATCAAGAACGAGACTATACTCTTCAAGGTCAGATACAATATGTTGCAACCGAAGgaacaacaagaatttATAGCTAGTTATAAAGACAAATTGCCGTGGCAATACATATCTAACGAAGAAAAGGTGGATATGTTTGAGGACTTATATGCGGCGACTGGAGCCACCGTGAGAAATGTGTTATTTATGGAAAGTGGAGATCCAAGTTTCACCATTACGAATGAACAATTAAAGCAGCACATTAGAGTGAAAgagaattttattaaattacCATTCGATAAGGTTCCAAATTTGGTGGCATCAAGGCTGGTCTTGTTGAAGAGTGGTTATGCTTACATTCCATCCACTTTGCAACTAAACTTATTGTCCATCGAATTCCAAGATATTTTGACCAGAAATTTGATGAGAACATTTCAGACCTTACCAAGgttagaagaagatgacAGATTATTGCCATTGCTAAACAACTTATCCCATAATTTTTCGAACATTCAATACGAATCAGCATTTGGAAGCGATCCTTCCTTAATATCAGATATAAATGCCCAATCTATTACCACGCCGGCTATCAATAAGCACTACCCATTATGTGCATCTCATTTACAAAAGAACTTGATACTAAACTCACATATGAAATATCAAGGACGTCAACAATTAGGCCTCTTCTTAAAGGGTATAGGCTTAAATGTTGATGAAGCCTTAAAGTTCTGGTCCTACCAATTCAccaaatcatcaaatgcAATTAACTTAGAAAAGTTTAATAAAgagtataaatataatattcgTCACAATTATGGTTTAGAAGGTGCAAGAATTAACTATAAACCTTGGGATTGTGCAAGGATTTTACTGAAGCCAAAACCTAGTAAGGGTGAATATCATGGGTGTCCGTATCGTGATTTGAGTGTAGACGCTTtagttaataatttgaacGAAATGGGTATTAATGATCAACAAGATATTAATGGTGTCATCGACGATGTCAGCAGAAATGACTACACTGTTGCATGTACCAGAGTTTTCGAGATGACCCACAAAAATCAACTTGACAAGAGTAATAAGGCTACAGAGGGAATGCATATTAATCATCCAAATCTTTATTTTGACAGATCAAGACAATTAGATAGGCTTGATTCCAAAACTTCTCAATCGGTATCTAGTAATTAA
- a CDS encoding DEHA2B03784p (highly similar to CA1407|CaUAPC Candida albicans UAPC) translates to MNVQDIKKIGKRVIRKWTTKDGFIGDYDYKYLFVPEIPFKKTVTKRQPFFGLNSDMPLLLGFILGFQHALAMLAGVVTPPILIASAANLDSATQEYLVSASLIVSGLLSCIQITRFHIYKTPYYLGTGLLSVVGTSFATISIVTKALPVMYSTGVCPVVDGVNQPCPDGYGMILGTGIVCSLLEILLSFMPAKQLQKIFPPIVTGPVVLLIGVHLIETGFQDWVGGSDCVGEMCGSAHPLEWGSAEFIGLGFLVYVTIIIAERFGSPIMKSCAVIVGLLIGCIVAAACGYFSKTNIDSAPAATFIWVHTFKLRVYGPAVLPFLAVYIVLMMEAIGDITATSDVSRLEVEGELYESRVQGGILADGFNGLLSGLMTVTPMSTFAQNNGVISITKCANRKVGYWCAFFMIIMGVFSKFAASIVAIPKAVLGGMTSFLFTSVAVSGIRIISTIEFTRRDRFVLTASLLPGFGSILVSNWFDNVFTYSGNNTALSGFFDAIVLVMETGFAVTGFIGLILNLILPEMDDDIEEFDDVVIESSESNQHSSDDNSKQNKIVKVESV, encoded by the coding sequence ATGAACGTCCAAGacataaaaaaaattggtaaaAGAGTGATACGCAAATGGACCACTAAGGATGGCTTCATAGGGGACTATGATTACAAGTATCTATTTGTACCTGAAATACCATTCAAAAAAACGGTGACCAAGAGACAGCCATTCTTTGGTCTAAATTCAGATATGCCACTTTTGTTAGGGTTTATTCTAGGGTTCCAACATGCTTTGGCGATGCTTGCCGGGGTGGTTACACCTCCTATTCTTATTGCTTCTGCTGCAAATCTTGATAGTGCTACACAAGAATATCTCGTTAGTGCTTCCTTGATTGTGTCAGGATTATTGTCATGTATTCAAATTACTAGATTCCATATTTACAAGACACCGTACTACTTGGGTACGGGGTTACTTTCAGTGGTGGGAACGTCGTTTGCAACCATATCGATAGTCACTAAAGCCCTACCAGTGATGTATCTGACAGGGGTATGTCCAGTCGTGGACGGTGTAAATCAGCCGTGCCCTGACGGATATGGAATGATTTTGGGAACAGGAATAGTTTGTTCGCTCTTGGAAATCCTCTTGTCATTCATGCCTGCTAAGCAGTTACAAAAGATATTCCCTCCTATTGTTACTGGTCCTGTCGTGTTATTGATCGGGGTACATTTGATTGAGACAGGTTTCCAAGATTGGGTTGGAGGTTCTGATTGTGTGGGTGAAATGTGCGGTTCCGCTCATCCATTAGAATGGGGTTCAGCTGAGTTCATAGGATTAGGTTTTCTCGTTTATGTTACAATCATTATCGCCGAAAGATTTGGCTCTCCTATTATGAAATCATGTGCTGTTATCGTTGGGTTATTAATAGGTTGTATTGTTGCAGCAGCCTGTGGGTACTTCAGTAAAACAAACATTGATTCTGCTCCAGCTGCAACATTCATATGGGTGCATACGTTTAAATTAAGAGTTTATGGGCCTGCGGTTTTGCCATTCCTAGCTGtatatattgtattaatGATGGAAGCGATCGGTGACATAACAGCTACTTCTGATGTTTCAAGATTGGAAGTTGAAGGAGAATTGTATGAATCAAGAGTCCAAGGAGGTATATTGGCAGATGGTTTCAATGGATTATTATCGGGTTTGATGACTGTGACGCCGATGTCTACTTTTGCCCAGAATAACGGGGTTATTTCTATCACTAAGTGTGCTAATAGAAAAGTTGGATATTGGTGTGCTTTCTTCATGATCATAATGGGTGTCTTTTCTAAGTTCGCTGCTTCGATTGTGGCGATACCAAAGGCAGTATTGGGTGGCATGACGTCTTTCTTGTTTACCTCGGTCGCTGTATCTGGTATTAGAATTATCTCtacaattgaatttaccAGAAGAGATAGGTTTGTGTTGACCGCATCCTTGTTGCCTGGTTTCGGTTCAATTTTAGTATCAAACTGGTTTGATAATGTATTCACCTATTCCGGTAATAATACTGCTTTGCTGGGCTTTTTCGATGCGATAGTCTTGGTTATGGAAACTGGCTTTGCCGTAACTGGTTTTATAGGGTTAATCTTGAACCTCATTTTGCCTGAAATGGATGACGACATAGAAGAGTTTGACGATGTGGTCATCGAATCATCTGAGTCAAATCAGCATAGCTCGGACGATAATTCTAAGCAAAACAAAATTGTGAAGGTAGAGAGTGTATAG
- a CDS encoding DEHA2B03806p (similar to CA2477|IPF16016 Candida albicans IPF16016) gives MFMSIRRKYIQLVVVITLLLTVIATLLSVLNETSRVKINSKLRLNYLDRLTSQIYSGYFEGKDKGDTFDPESRFNKNIDAIYKEKKSSEDDESNLWTMDTTIKGSSLKIPPYYYDMSDKPPISPFDIRFTLGMYYHHIRTQSKKNPNKIVSAPFHWYDWVDLSILNQYLLAPANEKPTCSLLDARMDEIKVFQEKDKKQKEKDSKLKEFEQNQITKEEDKKKVEESQKKIEENKIEDNIEKPDENKEDNKGDQNEENKGDKNGENKDDKKEENKGDKNEENKDKKAENKEDRNGDGKKEENEQNDDKNKKEKRHVKRGESVDPKEYCVDDFHLPSDFQDGNTVRPGFNVFKSDMRTTPDKAILLGKSYLYTYAPTPAMIVFLTKDGSYNLTVKGREKLTNSDLVDSYINQEKKKTIDPLTEFNKLKKKVKVNSHQSINDYEINLTEDSFILKHEDLINEYESKLKDSGITVNEYRYLESLKYSDNEVKNGNPPKYFAEARLIGSLVGDHYDWRFFNGVMYEASQRSLILHRLVRSWLSFSRKNGINTWVAHGSLLSWYWNGFSFPWDYDIDVQVPVMDLHKLSLQFNQTLVVEDMEEGYGRYFLDCGSFITLRAKGNGNNNIDARFIDIDTGIYIDITGLAVSNTKSPDRYKEFYPDQWVENAEDYTEANTAMNAYNCRNNHFSTLDELSPLVKTFVEGEMAYVPRRYSDILSVEYPKGLLSKQYSGHVFIPQLRLWVKEGDLYYFLHDKEKWKLHNYNEEYTNIESQEDLDKENARFELTESQKAKLLEAAAARKKLGQTSEKSTKLSDKDLRTIYNFKPEQLLELLSKEELFTNYCSTRDFTFFHQEEIMRLLFGKSTEKLLKSQKAFKPFTTNFLDYYIHNNDYNYDEQVDKYIALHAAYSS, from the coding sequence ATGTTTATGCTGATTCGAAGAAAATACATACAACTAGTAGTGGTGATTACATTGCTTCTTACGGTTATAGCGACGTTATTATCGGTTTTAAATGAGACCTCGAGGGTAAagataaattcaaaacttAGACTTAATTACCTTGATAGATTGACCAGCCAGATATACTCGGGATACTTTGAAGGGAAGGACAAGGGAGACACATTTGATCCAGAATCACGTTTtaacaagaatattgatgcaatttataaagaaaagaagagcCTGGAGGATGATGAAAGCAACTTATGGACAATGGACACCACGATCAAGGGTTCCTCACTCAAGATTCCTCcatattattatgataTGTCGGACAAGCCGCCCATTCTGCCGTTCGACATTAGATTCACATTAGGAATGTATTACCACCATATAAGGACTCAATCTAAAAAGAACCCGAACAAGATTGTTTCTGCTCCGTTCCATTGGTATGACTGGGTGGATTTATCGATATTGAATCAGTACTTATTAGCACCAGCAAACGAGAAGCCAACTTGTTCATTATTGGATGCTAGAatggatgaaattaaagttTTCCAGGAGAAGGACAAGAAGcaaaaagagaaagattccaaattgaaagaatttgaacaaaatcaaattacTAAAGAAGAGGACAAGaaaaaagttgaagaatcCCAGAAGAAAATTGAGGAGAACAAGATTGAAGATAACATAGAAAAACCGGATGAGAATAAGGAAGATAATAAGGGTGATCAGAATGAAGAGAATAAGGGTGATAAGAATGGAGAGAATAAGGATGATAAGAAGGAGGAAAATAAGGGTGATAAGAATGAAGAGAATAAAGATAAGAAGGCGGAAAATAAGGAAGATAGAAATGGTGATGgtaagaaagaagaaaatgagCAAAACGATgacaagaacaagaaagagaagagaCACGTCAAGAGGGGAGAATCTGTGGACCCCAAAGAATATTGTGTCGATGACTTTCATTTGCCAAGCGATTTCCAAGATGGTAATACAGTAAGACCGGGATTCAATGTCTTTAAGAGTGATATGAGAACGACTCCTGACAAAGCTATTCTTCTTGGAAAATCATACTTATACACCTATGCACCAACACCTGCAATGATTGTTTTCTTAACAAAAGATGGATCTTATAATCTTACCGTTAAAGGAAGGGAAAAATTAACGAATTCTGATTTGGTAGATAGCTATATTAATCAGgaaaaaaagaagacaatTGATCCCTTAACcgaatttaataaattgaaaaaaaaggTGAAAGTTAATTCGCATCAAAGtattaatgattatgaaattaACCTCACTGAAGATTCCTTTATTCTTAAACATGAAGATCTTATTAACGAATACGAATCTAAGCTAAAAGACAGTGGGATAACAGTTAATGAGTATCGCTATTTAGAATCCTTAAAGTATTCGGATAACGAAGTCAAAAATGGTAATCCTCCAAAGTATTTTGCAGAAGCAAGATTGATCGGTAGTTTGGTTGGGGATCATTATGATTGGAGATTTTTCAATGGTGTTATGTATGAAGCATCACAAAGAAGTTTGATATTGCACAGATTGGTTAGATCATGGTTATCGTTCAGCCGTAAGAATGGTATCAACACTTGGGTTGCACATGGATCATTATTATCGTGGTACTGGAATGGGTTTTCTTTTCCATGGGACTATGATATTGATGTGCAGGTTCCGGTTATGGATTTGCATAAATTGTCATTACAATTTAATCAAACTTTAGTTGTTGAAGATATGGAAGAGGGTTATGGAAGATACTTTTTAGATTGTGGATCTTTTATTACATTAAGAGCCAAGGGAAATGGTAATAATAACATTGATGCCAGATTTATAGATATTGATACTGGTAtctatattgatattacCGGACTAGCGGTGTCGAACACAAAATCGCCAGATAGATACAAGGAGTTTTATCCTGATCAGTGGGTTGAAAATGCAGAAGACTATACGGAAGCAAATACTGCAATGAATGCATATAACTGTCGTaataatcatttttcaacattagACGAATTATCACCTTTAGTAAAGACATTTGTTGAAGGTGAAATGGCTTACGTTCCAAGAAGATACAGCGACATTTTGTCTGTTGAATATCCTAAGGGATTATTAAGCAAACAATATAGTGGACATGTGTTTATACCCCAATTGCGATTATGGGTTAAGGAAGGagatttgtattatttcttACATGACAAGGAGAAGTGGAAGTTGCATAACTACAATGAAGAGTATACTAACATCGAGTCTCAAGAAGACTTGGATAAGGAGAATGCTAGGTTCGAATTGACCGAATCCCAAAAAGcgaaattattagaagcAGCGGCAGCAAGGAAAAAATTAGGTCAAACTCTGGAAAAATCAACCAAATTGAGCGACAAGGATTTGCGAactatttataattttaaacCTGAACAGCTTCTTGAATTACTATCCAAAGAAGAACTTTTCACTAATTATTGTCTGACTAGAGACTTTACTTTCTTTcatcaagaagaaatcatgAGACTATTGTTCGGCAAGTCCACCGAGAAGTTGCTCAAATCACAGAAGGCATTCAAGCCGTTTACTACCAATTTTCTCgattattatattcataataaCGATTATAACTATGATGAACAAGTCGACAAGTATATTGCTTTGCATGCTGCATATTCATCATAA
- a CDS encoding DEHA2B03762p (similar to CA1408|IPF10153 Candida albicans IPF10153), whose product MSIASIAPLNVNGKREMKFLSINILLKLNAILKKSVFSRKFYQEINDKVLSKSSTVDANLYFICYFTLLLSSILNNKPKIRQYLLKQKYNLVKVVNSFCNNTLGKAPNDSSNKIISRFFQTQDPSTGSPVSNDSDRPVSQLAVHLKTISSYIADVRIFNRLTESIKYMPWIIDEFHAFMNPVSAVSKFDRFVNLLQSLNCLLLELLEHAGWLTDHNWVGTPDNNHWSLLTYVWCSRVWGAYLIIEIIELFRRVPMSKWDKNWRLSLFKQAVQVPLVVHWSLYEGCLSPFWVGLCGSGASWWNFRDIWSSIDLS is encoded by the coding sequence ATGAGTATAGCATCGATAGCACCATTAAATGTTAATGGTAAAAGagaaatgaaatttcttCTGATAAACATTTTGCTTAAGCTAAATGCAATCCTAAAAAAGTCTGTATTTAGCAGAAAGTTTTACCAAGAAATCAACGATAAAGTATTAAGTAAGTCATCCACAGTTGATGCTAATTTGTATTTCATTTGCTACTTCACATTATTGCTATCGagcattttgaataacaaACCAAAGATCAGACAGTACTTGTTGAAGCAAAAATACAATCTCGTAAAAGTTGTGAATTCATTCTGCAATAACACGTTGGGAAAAGCACCTAATGATTCGTCTAATAAGATTATTTCTAGATTTTTTCAGACTCAGGATCCATCAACAGGTTCGCCAGTTTCCAATGACAGCGACAGGCCGGTTTCCCAATTAGCTGTTCATTTGAAAACTATTTCTTCATACATCGCTGACGTGAGAATATTTAATAGATTAACTGAGTCAATCAAGTATATGCCGTGGATTATTGACGAGTTTCATGCTTTTATGAATCCTGTTAGTGCTGTTTCTAAGTTCGATAGATTTGTAAATTTGTTGCAATCATTGAATTGCTTATTATTAGAACTATTAGAACACGCTGGTTGGTTAACCGACCACAATTGGGTTGGAACCCCAGATAATAATCATTGGTCCCTTTTGACGTATGTCTGGTGTTCCAGAGTCTGGGGTGCGTACTTAATTATTGagattattgaattatttagaAGAGTTCCAATGAGTAAATGGGATAAGAATTGGAGACTCAGCTTGTTCAAACAAGCTGTTCAAGTTCCACTCGTGGTCCACTGGTCATTGTACGAGGGTTGTTTGAGTCCATTCTGGGTTGGTTTATGTGGTAGTGGTGCATCATGGTGGAACTTTAGAGATATATGGCTGTCTATTGACTTAAGTTAA